A window of the Gossypium hirsutum isolate 1008001.06 chromosome A05, Gossypium_hirsutum_v2.1, whole genome shotgun sequence genome harbors these coding sequences:
- the LOC107957792 gene encoding 2-oxoglutarate-dependent dioxygenase 19 has product MFSVKELVESVSLTSLPSNYIFGNTESDRHCLLMEPEETVPIIDFSLLTSHDPHQRSKTITQLGNACLDWGFFMVINHGVAETLRDEMVRETESFFDLRGDEKKQYAGKKLFDPIRCGTSFNANVDKTLLWRDYLKIHVHPHFNAPSKPYGFSKVLREYCEKTREMASELLRGISESLGLEERYINEKLGVESSESHQLFVANMYPPCPQPELAMGLPPHSDHGLLTILMQNGIQGLQVMHKGKWVLINPLPNSFLVNTGDHMEILTNGKYKSVVHRAVVNNKSTRISIGTAHGPPLDTPVSRAKELVADDAGQAYLGITYRNYLELQQSKSLSGKSCLDRLRFSM; this is encoded by the exons ATGTTTTCTGTAAAAGAACTAGTTGAGTCAGTAAGCCTCACTTCACTTCCTTCCAACTATATCTTCGGTAATACAGAATCTGATCGTCATTGTTTGCTCATGGAGCCAGAAGAAACAGTCCCCATCATAGATTTCTCTCTGCTCACATCTCATGATCCTCATCAACGATCCAAAACCATTACTCAACTCGGCAATGCATGCTTGGACTGGGGATTCTTCATG GTAATAAATCATGGAGTGGCGGAGACATTGAGAGACGAAATGGTAAGGGAAACTGAAAGTTTCTTCGATTTAAGAGGGGACGAAAAGAAACAGTATGCAGGGAAGAAGCTGTTTGATCCTATAAGGTGTGGAACCAGTTTCAATGCTAATGTGGATAAGACTCTTCTTTGGAGGGATTATCTCAAGATTCACGTTCATCCCCATTTCAATGCTCCTTCCAAACCTTATGGCTTCAG CAAGGTTCTGCGGGAATACTGCGAAAAGACTCGAGAAATGGCAAGTGAGCTGCTTAGAGGGATATCTGAAAGCCTGGGACTGGAAGAAAGGTACATAAATGAGAAACTGGGAGTGGAATCTTCGGAGTCTCATCAGCTGTTCGTTGCGAATATGTATCCTCCTTGCCCACAACCTGAGCTTGCAATGGGTCTACCCCCGCACTCTGATCACGGGCTCCTCACAATCCTCATGCAAAATGGGATTCAAGGCCTTCAAGTGATGCACAAAGGAAAATGGGTTCTTATCAATCCCCTTCCCAACTCCTTCCTCGTCAACACAGGCGATCACATGGAG ATACTGACTAACGGCAAGTATAAAAGCGTGGTGCACAGAGCTGTGGTGAACAACAAATCCACGAGGATATCCATTGGAACTGCACATGGCCCACCGCTTGACACCCCCGTAAGCCGAGCAAAGGAGCTGGTGGCGGACGACGCCGGCCAAGCATATCTAGGTATCACGTATAGGAACTACTTGGAGCTACAACAGAGTAAAAGTCTCAGTGGAAAATCCTGCTTGGATCGCCTCCGCTTTTCGATGTGA
- the LOC107960669 gene encoding putative clathrin assembly protein At4g40080, translated as MGYRKNLRIVCGSLKDKGSLIKTVLSSKPHKSAVRCVILRATTHGSSSPPSNHRIAAVISLGLESKTEACSCIQALMDRLHSTSDALVALKCLYTIHNIIGKGFFILKDQLSMYEYFGGRNFLKLLLFRDDLDPETREMSKWVRWYAAILEQNLVVSKVLGCHLYSKRAKNVIGKEKDNISSSLNSDLLNDIDALVEFACQVGDLPDSLHLQRKSLVYEIVRSIGEDYRLVQREIGTRVAELEARMISLSSSEWTQFLNSLTKFEDCKEGISLLFRNRNRNDELWDLVKETKAKLVAVMKDRGNDGKRTLVVRLLQRTSRAS; from the coding sequence ATGGGGTATCGGAAAAACCTAAGAATAGTGTGCGGTAGCCTGAAAGATAAGGGTTCATTGATCAAGACCGTCTTATCATCAAAGCCCCACAAATCTGCCGTTCGTTGCGTGATCCTACGCGCCACCACCCACGGCTCCTCCTCCCCACCATCAAACCATCGAATTGCAGCCGTCATCTCCCTTGGCCTTGAATCAAAAACCGAGGCATGTTCTTGTATCCAAGCTCTCATGGATAGACTGCATAGCACGAGCGACGCGTTGGTTGCACTAAAATGCCTCTACACCATCCATAACATCATAGGGAAAGGGTTCTTCATCTTGAAAGACCAGCTCTCAATGTACGAGTACTTTGGGGGTCGAAATTTCCTCAAGTTGTTGTTGTTTCGAGACGATTTGGATCCAGAAACAAGGGAAATGTCCAAATGGGTTCGATGGTACGCAGCCATCTTGGAACAAAACTTGGTGGTTTCCAAGGTCTTAGGTTGTCACCTTTACAGTAAACGTGCCAAGAATGTTATCGGTAAGGAAAAAGACAATATCTCGAGTTCGTTGAACTCGGATTTACTAAATGATATCGATGCTCTCGTTGAGTTCGCATGCCAGGTAGGTGACCTTCCCGATTCCCTTCATCTTCAACGAAAAAGTTTGGTGTACGAGATTGTAAGATCTATCGGCGAAGATTACAGATTGGTCCAGCGTGAAATCGGTACTCGAGTTGCGGAACTCGAAGCGCGAATGATAAGTTTGAGTTCTAGCGAGTGGACTCAATTCCTGAATTCGTTAACCAAGTTCGAGGATTGCAAGGAGGGAATATCTTTGTTGTTTAGAAACAGAAACAGGAACGATGAGTTGTGGGATTTAGTGAAGGAAACAAAGGCAAAGCTTGTGGCAGTGATGAAAGATAGAGGAAATGACGGCAAAAGGACGTTAGTGGTTAGATTACTACAACGAACGAGTCGAGCGAGTTGA